One region of Vicia villosa cultivar HV-30 ecotype Madison, WI unplaced genomic scaffold, Vvil1.0 ctg.002247F_1_1, whole genome shotgun sequence genomic DNA includes:
- the LOC131638281 gene encoding serine carboxypeptidase-like 45 isoform X2, whose product MTFCSMFLFIFILSIFVSSSHGTGSDKITALPTQPKVGFKQYAGYVNIDVNNGTKLFYYFVEAENHPASKPVVLWLHGGPGCSAIGEGAFGQHGPFKTTIRGLVKNPFSRNREANMIYLDSPTGVGFSYSTNTSDYFFVDDETAGHYAPQLAELIFKIKANINLKGIAIGNPLLDFDVDYNSSVEFLKTHGQISRSTYHDLKEVCSYPNIRREYIFNKFTKSCQDVNTKLSLNVHGFTNRFNVIADKCPAAPENQKYLKQMGEKAFVCIRDATFAYMNMKKTQKALHAVLVGRKIWSACSMTLLYNPQSQLIPTISILGTLVKAGIRVLAFSGDQDSWIPFIGTELLIEEMAKDFGVEITRPHEAWFQGGQVAGWTQEYGNFLTFATIKGAGHSAGKFQPERTLVMWKAFLEGKPLPKRHPYHY is encoded by the exons ATGACATTTTGTAGCatgtttcttttcattttcatccTTTCTATATTTGTTTCATCTAGTCATGGAACTGGAAGTGACAAAATTACTGCTTTGCCCACTCAACCCAAGGTGGGATTTAAACAATACGCGGGTTATGTAAATATTGATGTAAACAATGGAACAAAACTGTTCTATTACTTTGTAGAGGCAGAGAATCATCCTGCCTCTAAACCAGTAGTTCTTTGGCTTCATGGGG GGCCTGGTTGCTCTGCTATTGGAGAAGGTGCTTTCGGCCAACACGGCCCTTTCAAGACAACAATCAGGGGTCTTGTGAAAAACCCATTTAGCAGGAACCGAG aAGCGAATATGATCTACCTCGATTCTCCTACTGGTGTTGGCTTTTCCTATTCCACCAACACTTCTGATTATTTCTTTGTGGATGATGAAACTGCAG gACACTATGCACCCCAACTTGCAGAgctcattttcaaaatcaaagccaACATAAACTTGAAGGGAATAGCG ATAGGAAATCCTCTTTTGGATTTCGATGTCGACTACAATTCCTCCGTCGAGTTTTTAAAGACGCATGGACAAATTTCAAGGTCAACATATCACGACCTAAAAGAAGTTTGTAGCTATCCGAACATTAGAAgagaatatatatttaataaatttaccaAGAGTTGCCAAGATGTAAATACAAAATTGTCTTTGAAT GTTCATGGATTCACAAACAGGTTTAACGTGATTGCAGACAAGTGTCCAGCGGCTCCTGAAAATCAGAAATACCTCAAG CAAATGGGTGAGAAGGCTTTTGTATGCATAAGAGATGCAACATTTGCCTACATGAACATGAAAAAGACGCAAAAAGCTTTACATGCCGTGCTTGTAGGAAGGAAAATTTGGTCAGCTTGTAGTAT GACTCTCCTGTATAATCCCCAGAGTCAGTTGATTCCAACCATCTCTATTCTAGGGACCCTTGTAAAGGCTGGTATAAGGGTTCTAGCATTTAG TGGTGATCAAGATTCTTGGATTCCATTTATTGGGACAGAGTTGTTGATTGAGGAAATGGCCAAGGATTTTGGGGTGGAAATCACAAGGCCCCATGAAGCTTGGTTTCAAGGAGGGCAG GTGGCGGGATGGACCCAAGAATATGGGAACTTTTTGACATTTGCAACAATAAAAGGTGCAGGTCATTCAGCCGGGAAATTTCAGCCAGAACGGACACTTGTGATGTGGAAGGCATTTTTGGAAGGAAAACCACTTCCAAAGAGACATCCatatcattattaa
- the LOC131638281 gene encoding serine carboxypeptidase-like 45 isoform X3 — protein sequence MTFCSMFLFIFILSIFVSSSHGTGSDKITALPTQPKVGFKQYAGYVNIDVNNGTKLFYYFVEAENHPASKPVVLWLHGGPGCSAIGEGAFGQHGPFKTTIRGLVKNPFSRNRARDHLAFLEHWFSKFPNFRTNDFFIAGESYAGHYAPQLAELIFKIKANINLKGIAIGNPLLDFDVDYNSSVEFLKTHGQISRSTYHDLKEVCSYPNIRREYIFNKFTKSCQDVNTKLSLNVHGFTNRFNVIADKCPAAPENQKYLKQMGEKAFVCIRDATFAYMNMKKTQKALHAVLVGRKIWSACSMTLLYNPQSQLIPTISILGTLVKAGIRVLAFSGDQDSWIPFIGTELLIEEMAKDFGVEITRPHEAWFQGGQVAGWTQEYGNFLTFATIKGAGHSAGKFQPERTLVMWKAFLEGKPLPKRHPYHY from the exons ATGACATTTTGTAGCatgtttcttttcattttcatccTTTCTATATTTGTTTCATCTAGTCATGGAACTGGAAGTGACAAAATTACTGCTTTGCCCACTCAACCCAAGGTGGGATTTAAACAATACGCGGGTTATGTAAATATTGATGTAAACAATGGAACAAAACTGTTCTATTACTTTGTAGAGGCAGAGAATCATCCTGCCTCTAAACCAGTAGTTCTTTGGCTTCATGGGG GGCCTGGTTGCTCTGCTATTGGAGAAGGTGCTTTCGGCCAACACGGCCCTTTCAAGACAACAATCAGGGGTCTTGTGAAAAACCCATTTAGCAGGAACCGAG CAAGGGATCACCTTGCTTTTCTTGAGCATTGGTTCAGCAAATTTCCCAATTTCAGAACCAATGACTTCTTTATTGCTGGGGAGAGCTATGCAG gACACTATGCACCCCAACTTGCAGAgctcattttcaaaatcaaagccaACATAAACTTGAAGGGAATAGCG ATAGGAAATCCTCTTTTGGATTTCGATGTCGACTACAATTCCTCCGTCGAGTTTTTAAAGACGCATGGACAAATTTCAAGGTCAACATATCACGACCTAAAAGAAGTTTGTAGCTATCCGAACATTAGAAgagaatatatatttaataaatttaccaAGAGTTGCCAAGATGTAAATACAAAATTGTCTTTGAAT GTTCATGGATTCACAAACAGGTTTAACGTGATTGCAGACAAGTGTCCAGCGGCTCCTGAAAATCAGAAATACCTCAAG CAAATGGGTGAGAAGGCTTTTGTATGCATAAGAGATGCAACATTTGCCTACATGAACATGAAAAAGACGCAAAAAGCTTTACATGCCGTGCTTGTAGGAAGGAAAATTTGGTCAGCTTGTAGTAT GACTCTCCTGTATAATCCCCAGAGTCAGTTGATTCCAACCATCTCTATTCTAGGGACCCTTGTAAAGGCTGGTATAAGGGTTCTAGCATTTAG TGGTGATCAAGATTCTTGGATTCCATTTATTGGGACAGAGTTGTTGATTGAGGAAATGGCCAAGGATTTTGGGGTGGAAATCACAAGGCCCCATGAAGCTTGGTTTCAAGGAGGGCAG GTGGCGGGATGGACCCAAGAATATGGGAACTTTTTGACATTTGCAACAATAAAAGGTGCAGGTCATTCAGCCGGGAAATTTCAGCCAGAACGGACACTTGTGATGTGGAAGGCATTTTTGGAAGGAAAACCACTTCCAAAGAGACATCCatatcattattaa
- the LOC131638281 gene encoding serine carboxypeptidase-like 45 isoform X1, giving the protein MTFCSMFLFIFILSIFVSSSHGTGSDKITALPTQPKVGFKQYAGYVNIDVNNGTKLFYYFVEAENHPASKPVVLWLHGGPGCSAIGEGAFGQHGPFKTTIRGLVKNPFSRNREANMIYLDSPTGVGFSYSTNTSDYFFVDDETAARDHLAFLEHWFSKFPNFRTNDFFIAGESYAGHYAPQLAELIFKIKANINLKGIAIGNPLLDFDVDYNSSVEFLKTHGQISRSTYHDLKEVCSYPNIRREYIFNKFTKSCQDVNTKLSLNVHGFTNRFNVIADKCPAAPENQKYLKQMGEKAFVCIRDATFAYMNMKKTQKALHAVLVGRKIWSACSMTLLYNPQSQLIPTISILGTLVKAGIRVLAFSGDQDSWIPFIGTELLIEEMAKDFGVEITRPHEAWFQGGQVAGWTQEYGNFLTFATIKGAGHSAGKFQPERTLVMWKAFLEGKPLPKRHPYHY; this is encoded by the exons ATGACATTTTGTAGCatgtttcttttcattttcatccTTTCTATATTTGTTTCATCTAGTCATGGAACTGGAAGTGACAAAATTACTGCTTTGCCCACTCAACCCAAGGTGGGATTTAAACAATACGCGGGTTATGTAAATATTGATGTAAACAATGGAACAAAACTGTTCTATTACTTTGTAGAGGCAGAGAATCATCCTGCCTCTAAACCAGTAGTTCTTTGGCTTCATGGGG GGCCTGGTTGCTCTGCTATTGGAGAAGGTGCTTTCGGCCAACACGGCCCTTTCAAGACAACAATCAGGGGTCTTGTGAAAAACCCATTTAGCAGGAACCGAG aAGCGAATATGATCTACCTCGATTCTCCTACTGGTGTTGGCTTTTCCTATTCCACCAACACTTCTGATTATTTCTTTGTGGATGATGAAACTGCAG CAAGGGATCACCTTGCTTTTCTTGAGCATTGGTTCAGCAAATTTCCCAATTTCAGAACCAATGACTTCTTTATTGCTGGGGAGAGCTATGCAG gACACTATGCACCCCAACTTGCAGAgctcattttcaaaatcaaagccaACATAAACTTGAAGGGAATAGCG ATAGGAAATCCTCTTTTGGATTTCGATGTCGACTACAATTCCTCCGTCGAGTTTTTAAAGACGCATGGACAAATTTCAAGGTCAACATATCACGACCTAAAAGAAGTTTGTAGCTATCCGAACATTAGAAgagaatatatatttaataaatttaccaAGAGTTGCCAAGATGTAAATACAAAATTGTCTTTGAAT GTTCATGGATTCACAAACAGGTTTAACGTGATTGCAGACAAGTGTCCAGCGGCTCCTGAAAATCAGAAATACCTCAAG CAAATGGGTGAGAAGGCTTTTGTATGCATAAGAGATGCAACATTTGCCTACATGAACATGAAAAAGACGCAAAAAGCTTTACATGCCGTGCTTGTAGGAAGGAAAATTTGGTCAGCTTGTAGTAT GACTCTCCTGTATAATCCCCAGAGTCAGTTGATTCCAACCATCTCTATTCTAGGGACCCTTGTAAAGGCTGGTATAAGGGTTCTAGCATTTAG TGGTGATCAAGATTCTTGGATTCCATTTATTGGGACAGAGTTGTTGATTGAGGAAATGGCCAAGGATTTTGGGGTGGAAATCACAAGGCCCCATGAAGCTTGGTTTCAAGGAGGGCAG GTGGCGGGATGGACCCAAGAATATGGGAACTTTTTGACATTTGCAACAATAAAAGGTGCAGGTCATTCAGCCGGGAAATTTCAGCCAGAACGGACACTTGTGATGTGGAAGGCATTTTTGGAAGGAAAACCACTTCCAAAGAGACATCCatatcattattaa